A window of Micromonospora sp. WMMC415 genomic DNA:
AGTCCTGGTGTCCGGCTTCCGAAGCTTGGCGCTAGTCGGCCCTATACCGCTGGGGGCGCCCACAATCCTGACAGGTCATAATGACGGGGGAAAGACAGCTACCCTCGATGCAATCGGGTTCCTGCTCGGCCCCTATCCGCTCCACAATGAGGATCGTTCCTTTCTTCGAGCCGCAAGCACGCCAACTAACTCCGCAGAGACCGAACCTTGCGACCCCCTGCCAGGCGCTCAAGACACGTTAATTGATGGCGGGGAGCGGGTTGACCACACCTGGGTCGAAGGCTCATTCACCCTCAGCCCGCTGGAGCAAAGCGAACTGGGCTTGCCCGAAACCGCTCGCATACGCCGGAGCGCCTTCGGCGACTGCTCGCCGATACTCGAAGTCTTCACGAGAGTACCGGCGGATTTGGAGCTGAGAAACCTGCCGGCCAAGAAGATTGCCGACTTGCGGGAGTTGGCGGAGAAGTTCTCCGTTCCAATCAACAAGGCTCCGACCAACAAGCAGGCCTGGCTGGACCTACTGGAACAGTTCACCCTCGAACGGCCTCAGGTCGACGACTGGGTTACCGCTTCGCCGGCCGTCGAGGAGCGGCTGCCACGTCTCCTTCGATTCGGCGGGGAGCAGACCTCGGTCGACACCGCGGTGAAGACGATCTTGAACGCACGGTATAAGGGGCATCTAGAAGACCCAGATCTCAACGTTAGGGTTCGCGAGCTTGAGGCGGAGCTGAGCGAACGCTTGCAGGCGGATGCAACCGAGTTGTGCGAGCACATCAAGCAACGCTGCCCAGACCTCGTCCATGTGGAAGTTCTACCGACAGTCTCCTTCTCCAGCGGCTTCAAGTCCGCGAAGCTTCGCCTCGCTCGAACGGACGGCGAAGCCGTCGCTGTGGATGCTGCCGGGGCCGGCCGAGCCCGCCGGATCAGCTTGGCCGTATGGGAATGGGCTAGCGAGATCCTGAGGAACGAGGCCGCAGCCCCACCCTCCACGTTGGGGGCAGAACCTTCCTCGGATCACGCCCAAGGCGAGAACTCGGATACCCCAGACGGGACCAACTCAGATGTCGTGATCGCCTACGACGAGCCGGATACGCATCTGGACTATCTCCACCAACGCCGAGTAATGCAACTTATCCGGGAACAGTGCGCCCTTCCGCAAGTGCGCATGGTCATTGCTACGCACTCCATGAATTTGATTGACGGTGTTGATATCTCCTCCATTGTTCACCTCACATTGGTTGATGATCGCACCGTTATGGAACGCCTGGCGGACGACTCGGGGCACAAGGAGGTCGACCGCCATCTCTCTGACATCGCTACGGCGCTGGGACTGCGCAACAGCGTATTACTGCACGAGCGGCTATTCGTGGGCGTTGAGGGACCGACGGAGCAGCAAGCATTGCCCGTGCTCTTCCGCTTGGCCGCGGGAATGCCACTGCAGTCCGCCGGGATCGCGCTCTGGGCATGCAACAACAACGAGGGTGCCCTTATGTTTGCGAAGTTCCTCGCAACCCATAACCGACGTGTGGCGCTTGTCATCGATGCGGACAGCCGGGAGAAGCAGAAGATCTTTAGCGACGACAAGATAAAGCAATACGGCCTTGATCCCGACAAAGACAGGTTCATGATTGGCGGCGACGACCGAGAACTGGAGTATCTATTCTCGGATGAACAGTGGGCGACTGCCGCCAATGGGAACTGGCCTAGGACCGACGGGAACGCATGGACCCCGGAGATGATCGCGGAGAAGCGCCAAGAGAAGAAGTTCAGCGACGCTCTACTGCAGGAGTTCAAGACCGAGAGCATGGAGGGACCGCAGCGCAAAGCTGAGATGGTTTACGATCTGGTTGCGACGCTCCAGCGTCCGGAGGACGTCCCAGAGGAGCTACGCGACGTCTTTACTGCGCTGATCGATTTGGCCAATCCGCCCGATGCGTGATGCGCGCCGAGATCGCATGCGCGCGAGACGCTGCTGCGGTGTCGGCGTCGTCCACGGATGCCACCCGGCGCCCTTGGTCCACCGCTGTCCGTGAGAACGTTGCTCGGCGCCACACCACCGACATCCGTTCGGGGCAGGCGCAGTCGCGTGTCGAACCTGGTAGTGCACGGCGGTAGCCATCGCGTACCTCCAAGAGCCGACTAAGTCAAGAATGACACGGCGGTACGACATCTTCTAGCTGTCCAGAAGGATCGATTCTAAGCGCTTCATCGCCAGTAAAGCGGACAAAGACGCTGGAAACGCCGGGAACGTGCTTCCGAAGCGAAGGGGCGATCATCAGGTGCGAGGCAGCTACGGCCTCACGGCACCCATGATGGAGAGCTTCGGGTGCCTCCCTGGTCGGGACCCACTGCGGCGAGGGTGTCCACTAAGCTCAGCCCGCCCGTTGGGTGCTGCGCATCGCGTAGCGACGGGCTGAGCTTAGTGGACCTGTCAAATCGTCGCAGCCGCGTGCCGGGCGTAGGGGACCGCGCTCGACGGACTTTGTAGCTGGATCGGTACAGCCCGTCGACGCCGTGTGCCGCCATCCGGTTGCCGGTGAACAGCCACTCCCGAGGGGCCGCCGCCAACCCGCCACGCTAAGGGGACCTTGACGCAGGCTCGCACGCTGGCGTGCCGGGCGGTGGTGTGCTCAACTTGCCCCGGTCGATGACAGGCGAGGCGACCTACCACAGCCACCCAGACTGCTTCTGTGACGTCGAGGCGCGAATGATGGCGCTGCTCTCGACATCGAACGGGATCGTGAATTGGACGGGACGGCGATGCCACGATCGACCTGGAGTCGCAGCCCTCGCCCAATGGGAGCCGCCTCGAACCTTGGGCGCTCTTCGATCCGCAGGCCTTCCGTGCATCCCCTCCCGTGAGCCCACGGGCTCGCGGGAGGGGATGGAGATGCGCCTCGCCGTCACGTTCTGTAAAGATTGATACATTGCAAAGACGGACAAAGCTACCCGGATGCAGGTCAGGACGTACGTCGAGCACAGACTGAAAATCGGAAGGTCGGCGGTTCGACCCCGCCCCTGGCCACATAGCCTTTCGCCGGGCTACAGAGGTCCCCACCAGCGGAAACGCAGGTGGGGATCTTGCTGTGTGCCCTCATCGGGCAGCTGTTGGCGTTGCCCCTGGCTGACCGCTCTTGGCCTCCGCTGGCCGCCGCCTGTCGCACCCAGATCGCATGCGCCCCCTCCCACCCGGCGGGCCTCAGAGCTGTCTCCGCCGTGAGTCCCACCCAGCGTGGAGCGGCCCAGGGTCCGCTCGGGGCTGCCTGGGAGCGACCGCGCAACCGTCGACCACCGCACGGCTCGGACCCTGGTCTGCCTGCTCTCGAGCCTCGATCGGCGACGATGGGCGGCATGGCTCGGCGGATGAAACTGAAGACGTGCAACGACCTACCCGGGCAGGCAAGGTGACTCAGCGCTCGCAGCACCAGCGGGGCCGGTGCCCCGTCTGTAAACGCCTCGTAGCCCTCACCGCTGACGGAAGAGTTGCGCGGCACAACGGCACCATTCGTGCCTACGCCCCGCCGGAGGAGTGCCCCGGGGGTGGACAGTCGGAGCTGGCTGCGCACGGGTGACGACGTGCGACTGCCCCGGCACATCACCATGCGCGGCTAGCGGCGGAGCAGCGCAAGCGATCCCGCCGCAGTCAGCAGTAGCAGCAGTGACACCGCGAACAGGGCGACTCCGACCGGGAGCTCGC
This region includes:
- a CDS encoding TOPRIM nucleotidyl transferase/hydrolase domain-containing protein, with product MTSVRLESVLVSGFRSLALVGPIPLGAPTILTGHNDGGKTATLDAIGFLLGPYPLHNEDRSFLRAASTPTNSAETEPCDPLPGAQDTLIDGGERVDHTWVEGSFTLSPLEQSELGLPETARIRRSAFGDCSPILEVFTRVPADLELRNLPAKKIADLRELAEKFSVPINKAPTNKQAWLDLLEQFTLERPQVDDWVTASPAVEERLPRLLRFGGEQTSVDTAVKTILNARYKGHLEDPDLNVRVRELEAELSERLQADATELCEHIKQRCPDLVHVEVLPTVSFSSGFKSAKLRLARTDGEAVAVDAAGAGRARRISLAVWEWASEILRNEAAAPPSTLGAEPSSDHAQGENSDTPDGTNSDVVIAYDEPDTHLDYLHQRRVMQLIREQCALPQVRMVIATHSMNLIDGVDISSIVHLTLVDDRTVMERLADDSGHKEVDRHLSDIATALGLRNSVLLHERLFVGVEGPTEQQALPVLFRLAAGMPLQSAGIALWACNNNEGALMFAKFLATHNRRVALVIDADSREKQKIFSDDKIKQYGLDPDKDRFMIGGDDRELEYLFSDEQWATAANGNWPRTDGNAWTPEMIAEKRQEKKFSDALLQEFKTESMEGPQRKAEMVYDLVATLQRPEDVPEELRDVFTALIDLANPPDA